One part of the Pelagicoccus sp. SDUM812003 genome encodes these proteins:
- a CDS encoding FGGY family carbohydrate kinase, which produces MAYLIGIDVGSSSVKAAVLDIETGACVGDAFAPKEELVIESPQAGFAEQDPQTWYDNARIAVREAMTAARITGESVEGIGISYQMHGLVCVDKAKEVLRPAIIWCDSRAVSYGQAAFDAIGGEKCLAHLLNSPGNFTAMKLAWVKENQPEIYAKIDKVMLPGDWLAMKLTGEAQTTASGLSEGIFWDFKNNQICDFLLEQSGFSPDLIPEVVPTFSVQAKLTKKAADDFGLHAGTPVAYRAGDQPNNALSLNVLQPGEIAATAGTSGVVYGVTDQVKYDPQSRVNTFLHVNHTAEAPRLGVLLCINGTGIFNSWTRRMLGGLSYPEMNKLAEAVPVGSEGLTALPFGNGAERVLCNRNPGASMAGLDFNRHGRGHLCRALQEGIVFSFQYGIELMKPLGLDITKIRAGKANMFLSPLFCETLAGVSGAGIELYETDGSLGAARGAGVGAGVYGSLEEAFSSLKQVGTIEPKSGAYSEAYERWKSALHAKLS; this is translated from the coding sequence ATGGCTTATTTGATTGGTATCGACGTTGGCAGCTCTTCCGTGAAGGCCGCTGTGCTAGACATAGAGACTGGCGCTTGCGTAGGTGACGCGTTCGCTCCCAAGGAGGAGCTGGTCATCGAATCCCCGCAAGCGGGTTTCGCCGAGCAGGATCCGCAGACCTGGTATGACAACGCCCGCATCGCGGTTCGCGAGGCGATGACCGCTGCCCGCATCACTGGCGAGTCCGTGGAAGGCATCGGTATCTCCTATCAGATGCATGGCCTGGTTTGCGTCGACAAGGCGAAGGAAGTGCTTCGGCCCGCTATTATCTGGTGCGACAGTCGCGCCGTCAGCTATGGACAAGCCGCGTTCGATGCCATCGGAGGCGAAAAGTGCCTAGCGCATTTGCTGAACTCTCCCGGCAATTTCACTGCGATGAAGCTGGCTTGGGTTAAGGAGAACCAGCCGGAGATCTACGCTAAGATCGACAAGGTCATGCTCCCGGGCGATTGGCTGGCCATGAAGCTGACGGGCGAGGCGCAGACCACCGCGTCGGGCCTCTCGGAAGGAATTTTCTGGGATTTCAAGAACAATCAGATCTGCGATTTTCTGTTGGAGCAGTCCGGGTTTTCCCCTGATCTCATTCCCGAGGTCGTACCCACATTTTCGGTACAAGCGAAGCTTACGAAGAAGGCGGCGGACGACTTCGGTCTACATGCAGGCACTCCAGTCGCTTATCGAGCGGGCGATCAGCCTAACAACGCTCTGTCGCTCAACGTGCTGCAACCTGGCGAAATCGCCGCGACCGCAGGCACTTCCGGTGTCGTTTACGGCGTCACCGACCAGGTGAAATACGATCCGCAGTCCCGCGTGAACACCTTTCTCCACGTCAATCACACCGCAGAGGCGCCGCGCTTGGGCGTTCTGCTGTGCATCAATGGCACTGGCATTTTCAATTCGTGGACACGCCGCATGCTTGGCGGGCTTTCCTATCCCGAGATGAATAAGCTCGCGGAAGCGGTGCCGGTGGGATCCGAAGGCCTCACCGCCTTGCCGTTCGGCAACGGAGCCGAGCGCGTGCTTTGCAACCGCAATCCAGGCGCCAGCATGGCCGGACTCGATTTCAATCGCCACGGACGCGGTCACCTTTGCCGGGCCTTGCAGGAGGGCATCGTGTTCTCCTTCCAGTACGGCATCGAGCTGATGAAGCCGCTTGGGCTGGACATCACCAAAATTCGGGCCGGCAAGGCCAACATGTTCCTCAGTCCGCTATTTTGCGAAACCCTGGCCGGCGTGAGCGGAGCTGGGATCGAGCTTTACGAGACGGATGGCTCCCTGGGAGCTGCTCGCGGAGCGGGCGTGGGAGCAGGCGTCTACGGATCGCTGGAGGAAGCGTTCTCCTCCTTGAAGCAGGTCGGAACGATCGAGCCGAAAAGCGGAGCTTACTCCGAAGCCTACGAGCGCTGGAAGTCGGCGCTGCACGCAAAACTCTCTTAA
- a CDS encoding pectinesterase family protein yields MPPMLGFRVALLLLVFFVASSSHAAYRTSLVVAADGSGDFERIQDAIDDCKSFPDLPITITIKQGRYAEKVTVHPWNPKINLVGEGKVVISNDSFFDQVDRGRNSTFFTATLEVLADDFTARNLTIENGAGPVGQAIALRVEGDRCAFFDCRILGNQDTLYVAGSGSRQYFENCYIEGTTDYVFGAATAFFQSCELMSKADSFITAASTPAGAEHGLVFKECRLTASHGLTEVVLGRPWRPHAKTVYLSCNYTAPIASFGWGDWGLDDPGSTVFYAEYVDDPKALKERVQWSIRLDEKDLDRFAKEAVLGDWQPSRTPAARTGD; encoded by the coding sequence CCTCCTATGCTTGGTTTTCGCGTCGCCCTCCTGCTCCTCGTGTTTTTCGTGGCAAGCTCCAGTCACGCCGCCTACCGGACCTCGCTGGTGGTGGCGGCGGACGGCTCGGGTGACTTCGAGCGGATCCAGGATGCTATCGACGACTGCAAGTCCTTCCCGGATCTGCCAATCACCATCACGATCAAGCAAGGGCGCTATGCGGAGAAGGTCACGGTCCATCCGTGGAATCCTAAGATCAATTTGGTGGGAGAGGGCAAGGTCGTGATCAGCAACGACTCGTTTTTCGATCAGGTCGACCGGGGGCGCAACAGCACGTTTTTCACCGCTACGCTCGAAGTGTTGGCCGACGATTTCACGGCCCGCAATCTGACCATCGAGAACGGCGCCGGGCCAGTGGGTCAAGCCATCGCCTTGCGGGTGGAGGGCGATCGTTGCGCCTTTTTCGATTGTCGCATTTTGGGAAACCAGGACACGCTCTACGTGGCCGGCTCAGGTTCTCGCCAGTATTTTGAAAACTGCTACATCGAAGGCACGACCGACTACGTCTTCGGAGCGGCTACGGCGTTCTTCCAATCGTGCGAGCTCATGAGCAAGGCGGATTCCTTCATCACTGCCGCATCGACGCCCGCTGGAGCTGAGCACGGGCTCGTATTTAAGGAATGCCGACTAACCGCAAGTCACGGTCTGACCGAAGTGGTGCTCGGTCGGCCTTGGCGGCCGCACGCGAAGACAGTGTATTTAAGCTGCAACTACACTGCGCCCATCGCTTCCTTTGGATGGGGAGATTGGGGACTCGACGATCCTGGCAGCACTGTGTTCTACGCTGAATACGTGGACGACCCGAAGGCGTTGAAGGAACGCGTGCAATGGTCCATTCGTCTGGACGAAAAGGATCTCGATCGATTTGCGAAAGAAGCGGTGTTGGGCGACTGGCAACCGAGCAGGACACCAGCCGCCCGTACGGGAGATTAA
- a CDS encoding energy transducer TonB has product MKTVIRITIAAACLLLSNPIANAETFALASGERIEGVVTTVRRGQVTFQTDSDQSATHALSALDDASKEQVERWMENNPDKVDVYEAWDVKPVVLRSKAAVTPPNLCTPGFKGIVSMEVTLDEQGRVIHSNVSKSTHSDLDEAAQDAIKDWQFKPAKIAGEHVKAKIAISFQFKA; this is encoded by the coding sequence ATGAAAACCGTAATTCGTATTACGATAGCGGCCGCATGCTTGCTGCTATCCAACCCTATCGCAAACGCCGAGACCTTCGCCCTCGCATCCGGCGAACGTATCGAAGGAGTGGTGACAACGGTCCGTAGAGGACAAGTCACCTTTCAAACCGATTCCGATCAATCGGCCACCCACGCTCTCTCCGCTCTCGATGACGCGTCCAAGGAGCAGGTCGAACGCTGGATGGAAAACAATCCCGACAAAGTCGATGTCTACGAGGCATGGGACGTGAAGCCGGTGGTGCTTCGAAGCAAGGCCGCCGTGACGCCTCCCAACCTCTGCACCCCGGGCTTCAAGGGAATCGTCAGCATGGAAGTCACGCTCGACGAACAGGGGCGCGTCATCCATTCGAACGTATCCAAATCCACGCATTCCGACCTCGATGAAGCGGCCCAGGACGCCATCAAGGATTGGCAGTTCAAGCCAGCGAAAATAGCGGGCGAACACGTCAAGGCCAAGATCGCCATCAGCTTTCAGTTCAAAGCTTAA
- a CDS encoding ABC transporter ATP-binding protein: protein MRKLFGAQVVLDAVDLSLPAGSIGLLGPNGAGKSTFIKCLLQLQSKDGGTVSLLGKDIDEHGRETRRRIGYAPEQDCHIPGMIGCEYVTYCGELSGMPFEAARQRAHEMLDFVGMGQERYRKVDTYSTGMKQRIKIAQALVHDPDLVFLDEPTNGLDPKGQSMILELIQRIWQECGISVVLSSHLLHDVDRICDRIVIIAQGRIVAHDTLDSLKKRRKAEAEVVLSREHETAMAVFESLGWSCSKLSNGNIKVAHGEPSLNPLIRVLHENGIAPQEVRESPNALSELFVQALEEGGSK, encoded by the coding sequence TTGCGTAAGCTCTTTGGCGCCCAAGTGGTGCTGGACGCCGTGGACCTGTCGCTTCCTGCAGGATCGATCGGGTTACTCGGACCGAACGGAGCAGGCAAGTCGACCTTCATCAAATGTTTGCTCCAACTACAGAGCAAGGACGGTGGGACGGTTTCGCTACTGGGCAAGGATATCGACGAGCACGGTCGGGAGACGCGGCGGCGAATCGGATACGCTCCCGAGCAAGACTGCCACATCCCTGGCATGATCGGGTGCGAATACGTCACCTATTGCGGCGAGTTGTCCGGCATGCCGTTCGAGGCGGCTCGTCAGCGCGCTCACGAAATGCTGGATTTCGTGGGAATGGGGCAGGAGCGCTACCGAAAAGTGGATACGTATTCCACTGGGATGAAGCAGAGGATCAAGATCGCCCAGGCTTTGGTGCATGATCCGGATTTGGTGTTTTTGGATGAGCCGACTAATGGATTGGATCCCAAGGGCCAGAGCATGATCTTGGAGCTCATCCAACGCATTTGGCAGGAGTGTGGGATCAGCGTGGTGCTCTCCTCGCATTTGCTCCATGATGTGGACCGGATTTGCGATCGCATCGTGATCATCGCTCAAGGACGCATCGTGGCTCATGATACCTTGGACTCGCTCAAGAAACGGCGCAAGGCGGAGGCGGAAGTGGTGCTGTCGCGCGAACACGAAACCGCAATGGCTGTCTTCGAATCGCTCGGCTGGAGTTGCAGCAAGCTCAGCAATGGCAACATCAAGGTGGCTCATGGCGAGCCGTCGCTCAACCCGTTGATTCGCGTTCTGCATGAGAATGGCATCGCTCCGCAGGAGGTTCGGGAGAGCCCTAACGCGCTAAGCGAGCTCTTCGTACAGGCGTTGGAGGAAGGAGGATCAAAGTGA
- a CDS encoding ABC transporter ATP-binding protein, with translation MSAIIEAKELSCFYGVVLGLNNVTFDVSSGITGLVGPNGAGKSTLIKLVTGQLAPSSGELSVFGESPRNNAALLKRIGYCPEREQVPKDLKPVDWLRSLASLSGIRWKDTKNAAEAALERARLDSSHWSKPIGAYSKGMKQRVKLAQAIMHDPELVILDEPMNGLDPMGRAEFGEILKELSLSGASILISSHILHELEFLCGGFLILNWGRVLASGSQLEIREAMTQWSDEISIRCSDPIRLASHLQESGAIRGYLSEQDELTVWVKRPESFFEDWPRLLAECSTIEIYSLRNKNRSLSSIFERMTR, from the coding sequence ATGAGCGCGATCATCGAGGCGAAGGAACTGAGCTGCTTCTACGGCGTGGTTCTCGGATTGAACAACGTCACCTTCGACGTTTCTAGCGGCATTACCGGATTGGTGGGGCCGAACGGAGCGGGTAAGAGCACGTTGATCAAGCTGGTGACGGGACAGCTCGCGCCATCGTCAGGAGAACTGTCGGTCTTTGGCGAGTCGCCGCGCAACAATGCAGCTCTGTTGAAACGCATCGGCTACTGCCCTGAGCGCGAGCAGGTTCCAAAGGATCTAAAACCTGTCGACTGGCTGAGGTCGTTGGCGTCGCTCTCCGGTATCCGTTGGAAGGATACGAAGAATGCTGCGGAAGCGGCTCTGGAGCGAGCGCGACTGGACTCGTCGCATTGGAGCAAGCCCATCGGAGCCTATTCGAAGGGCATGAAGCAGAGGGTGAAGCTGGCTCAAGCCATCATGCATGATCCGGAGCTGGTCATACTGGACGAACCGATGAACGGTCTTGATCCCATGGGACGTGCGGAGTTTGGGGAGATCCTCAAAGAGCTCTCTCTGTCTGGGGCGAGCATTTTGATCTCCAGCCACATCCTGCACGAGCTGGAGTTTCTCTGCGGAGGCTTTCTGATTCTGAACTGGGGGCGCGTGCTGGCCTCTGGGAGTCAGTTGGAGATACGCGAAGCGATGACGCAATGGTCGGACGAGATTTCCATCCGATGCAGCGATCCGATTCGACTCGCCTCCCACCTGCAGGAAAGCGGGGCGATCCGTGGCTATCTCAGCGAGCAGGACGAACTGACGGTATGGGTGAAGCGTCCGGAGTCGTTTTTCGAGGACTGGCCGCGCTTGCTGGCGGAATGCTCGACGATCGAAATCTATTCTCTGCGCAACAAGAACCGCTCATTGAGCAGCATTTTCGAAAGGATGACACGATGA
- a CDS encoding ABC transporter permease subunit produces the protein MKDASWNAEYRRWKGRSVSVWQRRLSITRYGLRLALSGRIMRAFLILSLAQSLILIGVFFFFGQLVAPDSSLIAWLESVGGTQVTRFLNGITSWALLYPEICVDGLYRVMFFLLSYSCPFISVVVVALFAHKLIANDLASQAIVIYSSKALTRWDYIIGKFGVVACILSVIWLLPVTVSWVVGNALAPDWSFFYHSFPSLLRGLALGLVAVVTLSCFTLMVSSLAKKTGTAVVYWILGLLVLDIISDAVGLVSPVLGYIDPFDALESLSNSLYRIPDLISDAQGMLPFFPGLFAGATDNMELEELPLTNGEFLVPIIVLSLLSVASIVVVNKRIRQS, from the coding sequence GTGAAGGACGCGTCGTGGAATGCCGAATACAGGCGATGGAAGGGGCGTTCGGTCAGTGTCTGGCAACGTCGCCTTTCGATCACTCGCTATGGCTTGCGCCTGGCGTTGAGCGGTCGAATCATGCGGGCTTTTCTCATTCTATCTCTTGCGCAGTCGTTGATTTTGATCGGCGTATTCTTTTTCTTCGGACAACTGGTGGCTCCCGATAGTTCACTGATCGCTTGGCTGGAATCGGTAGGTGGAACGCAGGTGACTAGGTTTCTAAACGGGATCACCTCCTGGGCTTTGCTGTATCCGGAAATCTGTGTCGACGGCTTGTACCGAGTCATGTTCTTCTTGCTCAGCTACAGCTGTCCGTTCATTTCGGTGGTGGTGGTGGCTCTTTTCGCTCACAAGCTCATCGCCAACGATCTAGCGAGTCAGGCTATCGTGATCTACAGCAGCAAGGCCCTAACCCGCTGGGACTACATCATTGGCAAGTTCGGGGTAGTCGCGTGCATTCTTTCGGTCATCTGGTTGTTGCCGGTGACGGTTTCCTGGGTCGTGGGCAACGCCCTTGCTCCTGACTGGAGCTTTTTCTACCATTCGTTTCCTTCGCTGCTCCGTGGGCTCGCTTTGGGGCTGGTGGCGGTGGTCACGCTGAGCTGCTTCACCCTAATGGTCTCCTCCTTAGCGAAAAAGACGGGAACCGCTGTGGTCTACTGGATTTTGGGGCTGCTCGTGCTCGACATCATTTCGGACGCGGTCGGCTTGGTCTCGCCAGTTTTAGGTTATATCGATCCTTTCGACGCCTTGGAGAGCCTGTCCAATTCGCTTTATCGCATCCCAGATCTAATCAGCGATGCTCAGGGAATGCTCCCGTTTTTTCCAGGATTGTTTGCCGGGGCGACCGACAACATGGAGCTGGAGGAATTGCCGCTAACCAACGGCGAATTTCTGGTGCCGATCATCGTTCTCTCGCTTTTGAGCGTCGCCAGCATCGTGGTCGTCAACAAGAGGATACGTCAGTCATGA
- the xylA gene encoding xylose isomerase, which translates to MSIITGDKEYFPGIGEIKFEGRDSDNPLAFKWYNPDQEVCGKKMKDLFKFSIAYWHTFCGVGGDPFGPGTKVFPWSEGANAVERAKNKADAAFEFITKIGAPYFCFHDVDMVEEGATFSESEANLKAAVEYVKEKMSASGVKLLWGTANLFSNPRYMNGASTNPDFATVAYAGAQLKNAIDATIALGGENYVFWGGREGYMSLLNTDMKREKEHLARMLTLARDYARKNGFKGTFFIEPKPAEPSKHQYDFDCETVIGFLRQYDLLDDFKINIEVNHATLAGHTFEHELQVAADAGLLGSIDANRGDYQNGWDTDQFAMNINELTEAMLVFLRAGGLQGGGVNFDAKTRRNSTDLEDIFIAHVAGMDAFARAALIAEKVLNDSKLPGMRKERYASFDSGKGAAFEKGELTLEDVYEIGKNGGEPKLISGKQERYEQIINDFLF; encoded by the coding sequence ATGAGCATCATCACAGGAGACAAAGAGTACTTCCCAGGCATTGGGGAGATTAAGTTCGAAGGTCGCGACAGCGACAATCCGCTCGCTTTTAAGTGGTACAACCCGGATCAGGAAGTTTGCGGCAAGAAGATGAAGGACCTGTTCAAGTTCTCCATCGCCTACTGGCATACCTTCTGCGGAGTGGGTGGAGACCCCTTCGGCCCTGGCACCAAGGTTTTCCCATGGTCTGAAGGCGCAAACGCCGTGGAGCGCGCCAAGAACAAGGCCGACGCCGCGTTCGAGTTCATCACGAAGATTGGAGCTCCCTACTTCTGTTTCCACGATGTCGACATGGTGGAAGAGGGCGCGACCTTCTCCGAGTCGGAAGCCAATCTGAAGGCTGCCGTCGAGTACGTGAAAGAGAAGATGTCCGCTTCTGGCGTGAAACTGCTCTGGGGTACCGCCAACCTCTTCAGCAACCCGCGCTACATGAACGGCGCCTCCACCAATCCGGACTTCGCCACGGTCGCCTACGCAGGCGCTCAGCTGAAGAACGCGATCGACGCGACCATCGCTCTCGGTGGTGAAAACTACGTTTTCTGGGGCGGCCGCGAAGGCTACATGTCCTTGCTCAACACCGACATGAAGCGCGAGAAGGAGCACCTTGCTCGCATGCTGACGCTCGCTCGCGACTACGCTCGCAAGAACGGCTTCAAGGGAACCTTCTTCATCGAGCCGAAGCCAGCAGAGCCTTCCAAGCACCAGTACGACTTCGACTGCGAAACCGTGATCGGCTTCCTGCGTCAGTACGACTTGCTCGACGACTTCAAGATCAACATCGAAGTGAACCACGCGACCCTCGCTGGCCACACCTTCGAGCACGAGCTGCAGGTAGCTGCGGACGCTGGATTGCTCGGCAGCATCGACGCCAATCGCGGCGACTACCAGAACGGTTGGGACACTGACCAGTTCGCCATGAACATCAACGAGCTCACCGAAGCGATGTTGGTATTCCTCCGCGCTGGCGGTCTGCAAGGCGGTGGCGTGAACTTCGACGCCAAGACCCGTCGCAACAGCACGGATCTCGAAGATATCTTCATCGCTCACGTCGCAGGCATGGACGCGTTCGCTCGCGCTGCCCTGATCGCGGAGAAGGTGCTCAACGATTCCAAGCTTCCGGGCATGCGCAAGGAACGCTACGCGAGCTTCGACTCCGGCAAGGGCGCCGCTTTCGAAAAGGGCGAGCTCACCTTGGAAGACGTTTACGAGATCGGCAAAAACGGTGGCGAGCCAAAGCTCATCAGCGGCAAGCAGGAACGCTACGAACAGATCATCAACGACTTTTTGTTCTAG
- a CDS encoding RNA polymerase sigma factor translates to MNDVASFLTGIEPVASAAQNVSERSTTPNGDVMTRSDFAALVSEHQARLCNFLYRYTRNRQDAEDLVQDTFVKAYRNLHRYDNRYSFSTWLYTIARRTAYNHFRDTKPTESLEYDLVETSQTPDEEASQEDELSWVWEAATSLKPVFREALTLKYVDDLSIEEISRILGKSQTNVKIILFRARNQLKKMRKSAGREEQV, encoded by the coding sequence ATGAACGACGTAGCCAGCTTTTTGACAGGAATCGAACCAGTGGCCAGCGCTGCTCAAAACGTAAGCGAACGAAGCACGACTCCCAACGGAGACGTGATGACGCGTTCCGATTTCGCCGCTCTGGTGAGCGAGCATCAGGCGCGGCTGTGCAACTTCCTCTATCGCTACACTCGGAACCGCCAGGATGCGGAGGATCTGGTGCAGGATACGTTTGTGAAGGCTTACCGGAACCTGCACCGCTACGACAATCGTTACAGCTTTTCCACCTGGCTTTACACCATCGCCCGCCGCACCGCCTACAACCATTTCCGCGATACCAAGCCGACCGAGTCGCTGGAGTACGATCTAGTCGAAACGTCGCAGACGCCAGACGAGGAGGCCTCGCAGGAGGACGAACTTTCCTGGGTCTGGGAGGCGGCGACTTCGCTGAAACCGGTTTTTCGAGAGGCCTTGACCCTGAAATACGTCGACGACCTTTCGATCGAGGAGATTTCGCGCATTCTGGGAAAGTCCCAGACCAATGTTAAGATCATCCTCTTCAGAGCCCGAAACCAGCTCAAGAAGATGAGAAAGTCCGCCGGAAGGGAGGAACAGGTATGA
- a CDS encoding endo-1,4-beta-xylanase has translation MIRLKQAITTLSLSASLAIASGSLAEQRSEPTLKEALEGKFLVGATLNGWMLSDSDHPAYDLIETHFSSISPANSMKWGPMNPQPGEYKLEQADAFAAYGAQQGLDMIGHTLFWHSQTPNWVFEDSEGNPLTREALLARMRERARMMAERYGDRIKTWDVVNESIEGDGSWRKSKFQQIIGDDFTEQAFRIAMEELPADAKLLYNDYSMTDEGRRKAVVAMVKDFQEKGVRIDGIGMQGHWGMSYPSAQEIEKSILMFAETGVPVHITELDIDLLGRDHFFGANVDIGRIQANEENNPYADGKLPAEEEERFADRYAEVFAVLLKHSDKIERVTFWGVTDEDSWLNFWPVRGRTNFALLFDRDYQPKPAFYRIVELAAKTNSEPTAE, from the coding sequence ATGATTCGACTAAAACAAGCCATCACCACCCTCTCTCTTTCAGCAAGCCTAGCCATCGCCTCCGGATCGCTAGCCGAACAAAGGTCGGAACCGACCCTCAAGGAAGCCCTCGAAGGAAAGTTCCTTGTGGGAGCGACGCTCAACGGATGGATGCTAAGCGACAGCGATCATCCCGCCTACGACCTGATCGAAACGCACTTTTCCAGCATCTCGCCCGCCAACTCCATGAAATGGGGACCAATGAATCCTCAACCGGGCGAATACAAGCTCGAGCAGGCCGACGCCTTCGCCGCCTATGGGGCGCAGCAGGGCCTCGACATGATCGGTCACACCTTGTTCTGGCATAGTCAAACTCCCAACTGGGTCTTCGAGGACTCCGAGGGAAATCCCCTCACGCGAGAGGCTTTGCTCGCTCGCATGCGCGAACGGGCCCGCATGATGGCAGAACGCTACGGCGATCGCATCAAAACCTGGGACGTGGTCAACGAATCCATCGAAGGCGACGGCTCGTGGCGCAAATCCAAGTTTCAGCAGATCATCGGCGACGACTTCACCGAGCAAGCCTTCAGAATTGCCATGGAGGAACTCCCGGCAGACGCAAAACTGCTCTACAACGACTACAGCATGACCGATGAAGGACGCCGCAAAGCCGTGGTGGCCATGGTTAAGGACTTTCAAGAGAAAGGCGTACGCATCGACGGCATCGGCATGCAAGGACACTGGGGGATGAGCTATCCCAGCGCCCAAGAAATCGAAAAATCCATTCTCATGTTCGCTGAAACCGGGGTGCCGGTGCACATCACGGAGCTGGATATCGACTTGCTGGGCCGCGACCACTTTTTCGGAGCCAACGTCGATATTGGAAGAATCCAGGCCAACGAAGAGAACAATCCCTACGCCGACGGCAAGCTTCCGGCGGAAGAGGAGGAACGATTCGCCGATCGCTACGCCGAAGTCTTCGCCGTCCTGCTCAAACACTCGGATAAGATCGAACGGGTGACCTTCTGGGGCGTGACCGACGAGGATTCATGGCTCAACTTCTGGCCAGTGCGCGGCAGAACAAACTTCGCTCTGCTCTTCGATCGCGACTACCAGCCCAAACCCGCATTCTATCGCATCGTGGAGCTGGCTGCCAAAACGAACTCGGAGCCGACCGCCGAGTAG
- a CDS encoding AraC family transcriptional regulator, which yields MKSGQEHKITHEHDLTEVRHTHDFCELALITKGSAMHWLEGAEFPISAGDVFVLQGKQAHYYYDLQGLEMINIMYDPSQLNLPENRLRKIPGYRALFLLEPLFRKQHKFTSHLHLRRSSLAHCERIASELETEIHEQQEGYEVAMFSKFVELVVYLSRLYHKSESTNAEALLRVAKVIGSIEDEFARPWKIEDFAAMAHMSRSNFMRVFRTATGQTPIDYLLNLRIQKSTTLLTRTNRPVSEIAFEVGFNDSNYFSRQFKRAHGTSPLSYRRAH from the coding sequence GTGAAATCTGGGCAGGAGCACAAGATCACCCACGAGCACGACCTCACGGAGGTCCGGCATACGCACGACTTTTGCGAACTCGCTCTCATCACCAAGGGAAGCGCCATGCATTGGCTCGAAGGGGCGGAGTTCCCCATTTCGGCTGGCGACGTCTTCGTGCTCCAAGGCAAGCAGGCCCACTACTACTACGACCTGCAAGGGCTGGAGATGATCAACATCATGTACGATCCCAGCCAACTGAACCTCCCTGAGAATCGTCTCAGAAAGATCCCCGGCTATCGAGCCCTCTTCTTGCTCGAACCGCTTTTTCGCAAGCAGCACAAGTTCACCAGCCACCTCCACCTCCGCCGCTCCTCGCTGGCCCATTGCGAGCGCATCGCCAGCGAGCTGGAAACGGAAATCCACGAGCAGCAGGAAGGCTACGAAGTAGCGATGTTCAGCAAGTTCGTCGAGCTGGTCGTCTATCTGTCGCGCTTGTACCACAAGTCGGAATCCACCAACGCGGAAGCCCTTCTGCGCGTGGCGAAGGTGATCGGATCCATCGAAGACGAGTTTGCGAGGCCTTGGAAAATCGAGGACTTCGCCGCCATGGCCCACATGTCGCGCAGCAACTTCATGCGCGTCTTTCGCACCGCCACCGGACAGACGCCGATCGACTACTTGCTCAATCTGCGCATCCAAAAATCAACTACGCTGCTCACTCGCACGAACCGACCCGTTTCCGAAATCGCGTTCGAGGTCGGCTTCAATGACAGCAACTACTTCTCGCGTCAGTTCAAACGAGCGCATGGCACCTCGCCTTTGAGCTACCGCAGAGCTCACTAA